Part of the Chloroflexota bacterium genome is shown below.
TGGTCGTGCCTGTCCAACTCGCCGGGAACGCGACTCCGAAACCCTGGCTTCCTGCCTTTCCGCATCTTCCTGCCGGTTGCGGCGCGCGGGTATAACCCGGAGGCGGTCGCCGCGTTGCCCGAGCGCTGGCCGCGGGCGCTCCTCCGCGCGCGCTAGGCCCCCGTTCGGCTGCGCCCCGCGTGCGCGCTCGGCACCTCACCGCCGAGCACGTGGAGAGCGCAGAGAGGATGGAATAGATCGCGTGGCAGCCCGACGCTAAAGCGTCGGGCCGATGGGGCGAAGCCCTGCGGGCTGGGGCAAATTCGCGTTCATTCGCGTAGATTCGCGGTTGCTGCGCGCCCGACGCGGGGGCATCGGGCCGAGCGGGCAAAGCCCTGCGTGCTGGGGGATTCCGCCGACCGAGCGCGCCAGGGGCATCATCCTTGACATCGCCCCAGAACTGCGGTATAGTCGGTTGCGAAAGGGGCGCCGACACTGCGCGGACACTCTGGGTTGCCGGCGCGCTCCCCATGCCGCGCAGACCAGCCTGAAAGGAGCAAGCCGTGGGCAAAATACGCATTCTCACTACCGGCGGCACCATCGCCATGCGGGAAACGCAGCCCGGTCGGGGCGCGGTCCCCACCCTCACCGGCGAAGACCTGCGCGCCTTCCTTCCGCCGGACGCGCCGCCGGTGGAAGTGGAGGAGGTCTGCAACCTCCCCGGCGCGCACATGACGATAGACCTCCTCTGGCAGATTCGCATGCGGGCGCTGGCGGCGGCCCAGGAGCCCGACGTGGACGGCATTGTCATCACCCACGGCACGGACACGCTGGAGGAGACCGCCTTCCTGCTGGATTTGACCATCCCCAGCGAGAAGCCCATCGTGCTGACCGGAGCGATGCGCACATCGTCCGATTTGGGGTACGAAGGGCCGGTGAACCTGGTTGCGGCTGTGCGGGTGGCCGCAGAGCCTCGCGCCCGCAACCTGGGTGCCCTGGTCGTACTCAACGACGAGATTCACGCCGCCCGCCATGTTACCAAGATGCACACCCTGGC
Proteins encoded:
- a CDS encoding asparaginase, with the protein product MGKIRILTTGGTIAMRETQPGRGAVPTLTGEDLRAFLPPDAPPVEVEEVCNLPGAHMTIDLLWQIRMRALAAAQEPDVDGIVITHGTDTLEETAFLLDLTIPSEKPIVLTGAMRTSSDLGYEGPVNLVAAVRVAAEPRARNLGALVVLNDEIHAARHVTKMHTLAPDTFHSPGWGPLGRVDPDKVFFAHRIARKTVPCDALEPRVALIKLAVGMEDDFLRCALASEARGIVLEGLGGGRIPPWWLPGISKAISRGTTVVIASRCPEGRVYDKYGFSGSYRDNRAKGAYFAGGLNGQKARIGLMVALGKGAPPNALETIFER